One Pseudomonas rhizophila DNA window includes the following coding sequences:
- a CDS encoding LysR family transcriptional regulator has protein sequence MTLTQLEIFSQVAELRGFTAAATRLGISQSAVSHAIKSLEQELGVELFRRHQTLIEPSDIGRQLLLRARAMLGLANTLRQEAADARGMRRGTLRIGSFGPTSSMKLLPAILQRYRALHPGIEVHIDEGPDRQVIQWLDERRIDVGFVVLPEDRFDTFALMQDQMVAVLPTAHPLAAQASLSLKDLCNDPFVLTEAGSSELVSRLFNAARLTPNVRYRCSQLLSTLDVVSRGEAVTLVSEGSLPGGDNPRFVTRPLSPQVPRQIGLAVLDSRQASPATLAFIELARQSV, from the coding sequence ATGACCCTCACCCAACTCGAAATCTTCTCCCAGGTCGCCGAGCTACGCGGTTTCACCGCCGCGGCGACGCGGTTGGGCATCAGCCAGTCAGCGGTGTCCCACGCCATCAAATCGCTGGAGCAGGAGTTGGGCGTAGAGCTGTTCAGACGTCATCAGACCCTCATCGAACCCAGCGACATTGGCCGGCAGTTGCTGCTGCGCGCCCGGGCCATGCTCGGGCTGGCCAATACCCTGCGCCAGGAAGCCGCCGATGCGCGGGGCATGCGCCGAGGCACCCTGCGCATCGGCTCGTTCGGTCCGACTTCGTCGATGAAGTTGTTGCCCGCCATCCTGCAACGTTACCGGGCTCTGCATCCGGGGATCGAAGTGCACATCGACGAAGGGCCGGACCGGCAAGTCATCCAGTGGCTGGATGAACGGCGGATCGACGTCGGTTTCGTGGTGCTGCCCGAAGACCGTTTCGACACGTTCGCGCTGATGCAAGACCAGATGGTCGCCGTGCTGCCCACCGCCCATCCCCTCGCTGCCCAAGCCAGCCTGAGTCTCAAGGACCTGTGCAACGACCCGTTCGTGCTCACCGAGGCCGGTTCTTCTGAACTGGTTTCGCGCCTGTTCAACGCAGCCCGGCTCACACCGAACGTGCGCTATCGTTGTTCGCAGCTGCTCAGTACCCTGGATGTCGTCAGCCGCGGCGAGGCCGTGACCCTGGTGTCCGAAGGTTCACTGCCGGGCGGCGACAACCCACGGTTCGTCACGCGGCCATTGTCGCCACAGGTTCCGCGTCAGATAGGCCTGGCGGTACTGGACAGCCGACAGGCCTCGCCCGCTACCCTGGCATTTATCGAGCTGGCGAGGCAGTCAGTCTGA
- a CDS encoding DUF4946 domain-containing protein, translating to MIRPFLSLFVLLLASMANVAVQAAEPQVAWPPGWVIEPLPSDAGTSSAAPGTTRQRATKSDSAGTAVMVMELTTTPIEPGHQVNLQGVLLEMRKSIQKDFYQSGYQSVCNKIHSSMLGDVAALETTCTITQNGRHVLSQTLVAALKEGRANVLSYAGQAQEFVENQDEIQSVRNSLKL from the coding sequence ATGATTCGACCGTTCCTTTCGCTGTTTGTCCTGCTGCTGGCCTCGATGGCAAATGTCGCTGTCCAGGCCGCCGAACCGCAGGTCGCCTGGCCCCCAGGCTGGGTCATCGAACCATTGCCCTCTGATGCTGGCACCTCGTCGGCAGCGCCGGGAACGACCCGGCAACGGGCGACAAAGAGTGATTCAGCGGGCACGGCGGTGATGGTCATGGAACTGACCACGACACCCATCGAGCCGGGTCATCAAGTCAACTTGCAAGGCGTGTTACTGGAAATGCGCAAATCAATTCAAAAGGACTTTTATCAGAGCGGTTATCAAAGTGTCTGTAATAAGATTCATTCTTCGATGTTGGGCGACGTTGCCGCACTGGAGACCACTTGCACGATCACGCAAAACGGTCGGCACGTGTTATCTCAGACACTCGTGGCTGCACTAAAGGAGGGCAGGGCTAATGTGCTGTCCTATGCGGGGCAGGCTCAGGAGTTTGTAGAAAACCAGGATGAAATACAGTCGGTACGAAATAGCCTGAAACTATAA
- a CDS encoding histone-like nucleoid-structuring protein, MvaT/MvaU family, translating to MSRLAEFRKAEQDLQERLKQLEKLKNDAGLKKEIEFEEKLQGLMKTYGKSLRDVIAILDPNPAKGGLPSTKPVKTRRARVVKVYQNPHTGELIETKGGNHRGLKAWKEQYGAKTVDAWLRS from the coding sequence TTGTCCAGACTCGCTGAATTTCGTAAAGCAGAACAGGACCTTCAAGAGCGGCTCAAGCAGCTGGAAAAGCTGAAGAATGATGCCGGGCTCAAGAAAGAAATCGAATTCGAAGAGAAGCTCCAGGGACTGATGAAAACCTACGGCAAGAGCCTGCGCGACGTCATCGCGATTCTCGACCCGAACCCGGCCAAGGGGGGCCTGCCATCGACCAAGCCTGTCAAAACCCGCCGTGCGCGAGTGGTCAAGGTGTACCAGAACCCGCACACAGGTGAACTGATCGAAACCAAAGGCGGCAACCATCGAGGCCTGAAAGCCTGGAAAGAACAGTACGGTGCAAAAACCGTTGACGCCTGGTTGCGCAGCTGA
- the ahpC gene encoding alkyl hydroperoxide reductase subunit C, whose amino-acid sequence MPIINSQVKPFNATAFKNGEFVQVSDADLKGKWSVVFFYPADFTFVCPTELEDLADNYAEFKKLGVEIYSVSTDTHFAHAAWHNTSPAIGKIQYTMIGDPTHVISRNFDVLIEEVGLADRGTFVINPEGQIKIVEINDGGVGRDASELLRKVKAAQYVAAHPGEVCPAKWKEGEATLAPSLDLVGKI is encoded by the coding sequence ATGCCTATCATCAACAGCCAAGTTAAACCGTTCAACGCTACCGCTTTCAAAAACGGCGAATTCGTCCAGGTTTCGGATGCCGATCTGAAAGGCAAGTGGTCCGTGGTGTTCTTCTACCCGGCCGACTTCACCTTCGTTTGCCCAACCGAGCTGGAAGACCTGGCCGACAACTACGCTGAATTCAAGAAGCTGGGTGTCGAAATCTACAGCGTCTCCACCGACACTCACTTTGCTCACGCTGCCTGGCACAACACCTCGCCAGCCATTGGCAAGATCCAGTACACCATGATCGGTGACCCGACCCACGTCATCTCCCGCAACTTCGACGTGCTGATCGAAGAAGTTGGCCTGGCTGACCGCGGTACTTTCGTGATCAACCCTGAAGGTCAGATCAAGATCGTTGAAATCAACGACGGTGGTGTAGGCCGTGACGCTTCCGAGCTGCTGCGCAAGGTCAAGGCTGCTCAGTACGTTGCTGCTCACCCGGGCGAAGTCTGCCCAGCCAAGTGGAAAGAAGGCGAGGCCACTCTGGCTCCGTCCCTGGACCTGGTCGGCAAGATCTAA
- the gorA gene encoding glutathione-disulfide reductase produces MAYDFDLYVIGAGSGGVRAARFAAGFGAKVAVAESRYLGGTCVNVGCVPKKLLVYGAHYAEDLEQASAYGWTTGEASFDWATLIANKDREINRLNGIYRNLLVNSGVVLHEGHARLTGPHEVEINGQRYTAEHIMIATGGWPVIPDIPGREHAISSNEAFFLKELPKRVIVVGGGYIAVEFAGIFHGMGAQTSLLYRGELFLRGFDGAVRKHLAEELSRRGLDLQFNADIKSIEKLADGSLEVELKDGRILATDCVFYATGRRPMLDNLGLEHTGVTLDEKGFVKVNEKYETAEPSILAIGDVIGRVQLTPVALAEGMAVARRLFKPEQYRLVDYRMIPTAVFSLPNIGTVGLTEEQAREEGKEVQVFESRFRPMKLTLTDCQERTLMKLVVDARTDKVLGCHMVGPDAGEIVQGLAIALKAGATKRDFDETIGVHPTAAEEFVTMRTPVAS; encoded by the coding sequence ATGGCCTACGATTTTGACTTGTATGTGATTGGCGCCGGTTCCGGCGGTGTGCGGGCTGCGCGGTTCGCGGCCGGTTTCGGGGCCAAGGTGGCCGTGGCGGAGAGCCGCTACCTGGGCGGTACCTGCGTGAACGTGGGGTGTGTGCCGAAGAAACTGCTGGTCTACGGTGCGCATTATGCCGAGGACCTCGAGCAAGCGTCGGCCTATGGCTGGACGACGGGAGAAGCGAGTTTCGACTGGGCCACGCTGATCGCCAACAAAGATCGGGAAATCAATCGCCTCAACGGGATATACCGCAACCTGCTGGTCAACAGCGGCGTGGTGTTGCACGAGGGCCACGCCAGGCTCACCGGACCCCATGAGGTCGAGATCAACGGCCAGCGCTACACCGCCGAACACATCATGATCGCCACAGGCGGCTGGCCGGTGATACCGGACATTCCGGGCCGTGAGCACGCGATCAGCTCCAACGAGGCGTTTTTCCTCAAGGAACTGCCTAAGCGCGTCATCGTGGTGGGCGGTGGCTACATTGCCGTGGAGTTCGCCGGAATCTTCCATGGCATGGGCGCGCAGACCTCGTTGCTGTATCGCGGTGAGCTGTTCCTGCGCGGCTTTGATGGCGCGGTACGTAAGCATCTGGCCGAAGAGCTGAGCCGTCGCGGCCTGGATCTGCAATTCAACGCGGACATCAAAAGCATCGAAAAACTGGCCGATGGCAGCCTGGAGGTAGAGCTCAAGGATGGTCGCATACTGGCCACCGATTGCGTGTTCTACGCCACCGGCCGGCGGCCGATGCTCGACAATCTGGGCCTTGAACACACCGGTGTCACGCTGGACGAGAAGGGCTTCGTCAAGGTCAACGAAAAGTACGAGACCGCTGAACCGTCGATCCTGGCCATTGGTGATGTGATCGGTCGGGTACAACTCACCCCCGTCGCCCTGGCTGAAGGCATGGCGGTGGCGCGGCGGCTGTTCAAGCCCGAGCAGTATCGTCTGGTGGATTACCGGATGATCCCCACGGCTGTGTTCAGCCTGCCGAATATTGGCACGGTCGGCCTGACCGAAGAGCAAGCCAGGGAGGAGGGGAAGGAAGTCCAGGTGTTCGAAAGCCGCTTCCGCCCGATGAAACTGACCCTCACCGACTGCCAGGAGCGCACGCTGATGAAGCTGGTGGTGGATGCCCGCACGGACAAAGTGCTGGGCTGCCACATGGTCGGGCCGGATGCCGGGGAAATCGTCCAGGGGCTTGCCATCGCGCTCAAGGCTGGCGCTACCAAGCGTGATTTCGACGAGACCATCGGCGTACACCCGACTGCCGCCGAGGAATTCGTCACGATGCGAACTCCCGTAGCGTCCTGA
- the ahpF gene encoding alkyl hydroperoxide reductase subunit F — translation MLDANLKAQLKSYLERVTQPIEIVASLDDGAKSQEMLALLKDVASLCDQITLLDNGTDARKPSFSLNRPGADISLRFAGIPMGHEFTSLVLALLQVGGHPSKASVEVIEQIRSLEGEFNFETYFSLSCQNCPDVVQALNLMAVLNPNIRHVAIDGALFQAEVDERQIMAVPSVYLNGVNFGQGRMGLEEILAKIDTSGIERQAEKISAKQAFDVLVVGGGPAGASAAIYAARKGIRTGVAAERFGGQVLDTLAIENFISVQETEGPKLAVALEEHVKQYDVDIMNLQRADALVPGKDGALHEIKFASGASLKAKTVILATGARWREMNVPGEQQYRNKGVAYCPHCDGPLFKGKRVAVIGGGNSGVEAAIDLAGIVAHVTLLEFDVQLRADAVLQRKLHSLPNVTVITNAQTTEVTGDGQKVNGLRYKDRPSGEVRDVALEGIFVQIGLLPNTDWLKGTVELSPRGEIIVDARGETSIPGVFAAGDVTTVPYKQIVIAVGEGAKASLSAFDHLIRTSAPA, via the coding sequence ATGTTGGACGCCAATCTTAAAGCTCAGTTGAAGTCATACCTGGAACGGGTCACCCAGCCGATCGAGATCGTCGCCTCCCTCGACGACGGTGCGAAATCCCAGGAAATGCTCGCGTTACTCAAAGACGTTGCCAGTCTGTGTGACCAGATTACCTTGCTCGACAACGGCACCGATGCGCGCAAGCCTTCGTTTTCGTTGAATCGCCCAGGAGCCGATATCAGCCTGCGTTTTGCCGGTATCCCCATGGGCCACGAATTCACTTCGCTGGTGTTGGCCTTGCTGCAAGTCGGCGGTCATCCTTCCAAGGCCAGTGTCGAAGTCATCGAACAGATTCGCTCCCTTGAAGGCGAGTTCAACTTCGAGACCTATTTCTCGCTGTCCTGCCAGAACTGCCCGGACGTGGTCCAGGCCCTGAACCTGATGGCGGTGCTGAACCCGAATATCCGCCACGTCGCCATCGACGGCGCGCTGTTCCAGGCCGAGGTCGACGAACGCCAGATCATGGCCGTGCCGAGTGTTTATCTCAATGGCGTGAACTTTGGCCAGGGCCGCATGGGCCTGGAAGAAATCCTCGCCAAGATCGACACCAGTGGTATCGAGCGCCAGGCTGAGAAGATCAGCGCCAAGCAGGCTTTTGATGTGCTGGTGGTGGGCGGTGGCCCAGCCGGCGCTTCGGCGGCTATCTATGCGGCCCGCAAGGGCATCCGCACCGGTGTCGCGGCTGAGCGCTTCGGCGGTCAGGTGCTCGACACCCTGGCCATCGAGAACTTCATCTCGGTGCAGGAAACCGAAGGGCCGAAATTGGCCGTCGCCCTGGAAGAGCACGTCAAGCAGTACGACGTGGACATCATGAACCTGCAACGCGCCGATGCATTGGTACCAGGCAAGGATGGCGCGCTGCACGAAATCAAATTCGCCAGTGGTGCGAGCCTCAAGGCCAAGACCGTGATTCTGGCGACCGGTGCGCGCTGGCGTGAAATGAACGTGCCGGGCGAGCAGCAGTACCGCAACAAGGGCGTGGCGTACTGCCCGCACTGCGACGGCCCGCTGTTTAAAGGCAAACGCGTGGCAGTGATCGGCGGCGGTAACTCCGGCGTGGAAGCGGCCATTGACCTGGCCGGTATCGTAGCCCACGTCACTTTGTTGGAGTTCGACGTGCAATTGCGTGCCGACGCGGTATTGCAGCGCAAACTGCACAGCCTGCCGAACGTGACCGTGATCACCAACGCCCAGACCACCGAAGTGACGGGCGATGGCCAGAAGGTCAATGGCTTGCGTTACAAAGACCGCCCAAGCGGTGAAGTACGGGACGTGGCGCTGGAAGGGATCTTCGTGCAGATCGGTCTGTTGCCTAACACCGATTGGCTCAAAGGCACCGTCGAGCTGTCGCCACGCGGCGAGATCATTGTCGATGCCCGCGGTGAAACCTCGATCCCGGGTGTGTTCGCCGCCGGTGACGTGACGACTGTTCCGTACAAGCAGATCGTGATCGCCGTAGGCGAGGGGGCCAAGGCTTCGTTGAGCGCCTTTGACCATCTGATCCGTACCTCCGCGCCGGCATAA
- the gloA gene encoding lactoylglutathione lyase, with protein sequence MSLHELNTFPGVTAQPDTATAKFVFNHTMLRVKDITQSLDFYTRVLGFSLVEKRDFPEAEFSLYFLALVDKSQIPADAAQRTEWMKSIPGILELTHNHGTESDPAFAYHNGNTDPRGFGHICISVPDIVAACERFEALGCDFQKRLNDGRMKSLAFIKDPDGYWVEIIQPAPL encoded by the coding sequence ATGAGCCTGCACGAACTCAACACTTTCCCTGGCGTCACCGCCCAACCCGATACCGCCACGGCCAAATTCGTCTTCAACCACACCATGCTGCGGGTCAAGGACATCACCCAGTCCCTGGATTTCTACACCCGGGTGTTGGGTTTTTCCCTGGTGGAAAAACGCGATTTCCCGGAAGCCGAATTCAGCCTGTACTTCCTCGCCTTGGTGGACAAGAGCCAGATTCCGGCCGACGCTGCACAGCGCACCGAATGGATGAAATCCATCCCCGGCATCCTGGAGCTGACCCACAACCACGGCACCGAAAGCGACCCGGCGTTCGCCTACCACAACGGCAACACTGACCCACGCGGGTTCGGCCACATCTGCATCTCGGTCCCGGACATCGTGGCCGCTTGCGAGCGCTTCGAAGCGCTGGGCTGCGACTTCCAGAAGCGCCTGAACGACGGTCGCATGAAAAGCCTGGCATTCATCAAGGACCCGGATGGCTACTGGGTTGAAATCATCCAGCCTGCGCCGCTGTAA